In the Desulfitobacterium hafniense DCB-2 genome, CTTGTCCAATACCATGGATGATCAGTTGGAGGAACGTTTGGATTTCGCCTATCGGGAAGCCCAGGGGTATCTGACCGCCTGCCCCACCAATGTGGGTACAGGCATGCGGGCCTCAGTGATGGTGCATATGCCGGCGCTGGTCATGACTAACCGTGTGCAGCAGCTGCTGGGGGCTCTCAATCATCTGGGTTTAGCTGTCCGGGGCTTGTATGGGGAAGGTTCCCAAGCCTTTGGGCATATCTATCAAGTATCCAATCAGATCACTCTGGGCAAGAGTGAAGAGGATACCATCACTCATCTGGAAGCGGTGACCCGTCAGATTATCGAACAGGAGGTTCATGCCCGGGAAGGCTTGGTCCGGGAGGCCCCCCTGGTCCTCCAAGATAAGGTCTGGAGAGCTCGGGGAACCCTGGAAAAGGCCAGGCTTCTCAACTCTGAGGATGCTTTGCAATGCCTGTCCCTGGATCGTCTGGGAGTCGATATGGGAATTCTTCCTCCCCGTCAGCAAAGCTTTAGTACTTTGTTGGTGGAGACTTTGCCGGCTTCCCTGCAATATGGCTTGGAGCGGGAGCTTAGTC is a window encoding:
- a CDS encoding protein arginine kinase — translated: MERKEHLLKNSEWMRENPDTPVVLSSRIRLARNLEGVPFPLGLSQEAAQDIEQKVSAELEALTIDQDKLTYYSMKDLTPIEQYVLIEKHLISPALVNSRGARGVAINSDHRVSVMVNEEDHLRIQVLLPGDQLKEAYLLSNTMDDQLEERLDFAYREAQGYLTACPTNVGTGMRASVMVHMPALVMTNRVQQLLGALNHLGLAVRGLYGEGSQAFGHIYQVSNQITLGKSEEDTITHLEAVTRQIIEQEVHAREGLVREAPLVLQDKVWRARGTLEKARLLNSEDALQCLSLDRLGVDMGILPPRQQSFSTLLVETLPASLQYGLERELSPEQRDEERASYMRKAMAEVK